Part of the Longimicrobium sp. genome is shown below.
GGATGAATTGCACGCCTGAAGCTCCATCTCGGCATGCGGCTATCTGCGCCCCCTCCTGAATCGCTGGCCAACCTTGATTAGATAAGCAACCTCGCGACCTGGTGCGGCAGATTCGGCTTCAAGTAGCGCAATTCGCCGCTGCCGAACTGCAAAGAAGGCCTTTACAGCGGCCCCCGGTCTGAATCTCGCCAAATTCTCTAATGTTTCTCCCACGACTGTCAATACCGTCTCCATTATTCCACTGCTCTGCTTCAACCGGTGCAAGCGGACGTGGCTGATATAATCTGCTCGCAGATCTTCTAATTCCTCTACGATCTCCGCCGGGGAAGCTGTAGCCGCGGAAACTTTACGCATCCATTTACGAAGACGCAGGCAGTCTTGCCTTACCAATTCATCGGATCGGAAGTCGACAACTTGCTCCCAAGATACGCTCTCGTCAGGAAGTGGTAGCTCGTTGAGAACGATTTGAATCACAGGCTCGGTAGCTACACCTTGAAGCTTCTCAGAAGCAAGGGCTGCCTCAAGATGCTTGATAGCCAACTCAACCGGTCGAAGATCCAACAGATCCTCGGTATACTCCACGGCTGTTGGCGCGGCTCGCAACGACGCCGATCGAACCTCTGCGGGAAGTGATCGCAAAAATCCTAAAGCACGCCCGAGGTCCGGAGCACTTAGTGAGTGACTTAGGTTTGATGATTCGACGAGTGGAACTGTTCTGCGTTGAGTGTGGTGTTCGACGAGAGTAGCAAGGACACGAAGACCTGAGCTGCGTCCGTAATCCTCGAACGAAGCAAGATGCTCGATCTCCAGCGGGTCGATCGGGCGCCTGAGTGATAATCCGTGCAATAAACTATGTGCAGCGGCCACAGCTCCAAGCCATTGAATTCGCTGAATCGCGGGATCGTCCTCTGAAACGGCCAGCATGTGTTCAGATTGGACACCAAACACAAGCTCGTTCTCAAACAACCAATGGAGATCTGCTCTTTCGCTATCCAAAACGGGATATGCGATTTCCGAGTTGAACATTGGGACGCCAATCCGATCAAACAGCAGGAAATCGCGTTTCCGGAGGGGCGCTTGGCGCGGGTCCTTTACGGCAAAGAAGGTATCCATTTCACTCGTGTTGAAAGCCGCTTTAGATGACAAGCATCGCGTCCCCGTACGAGAAGAACCGATACCCGCACTCCACCGCCTCTTCGTACGCCCGCATCACAAGGTCGTATTCCGCGAACGCTGCCACCAGCATCAGCAGCGTCGACTTGGGGAGATGGAAGTTGGTGATGAGGTGGTCGACGGCGCGGAAGCGGTACGGGGGGCGGATGAAGATGTCGGTCCACCCCTCGCCGGGGTGGACAATGCCGTGCTCGTCCGTCACCGTCTCGAGCGTGCGCGTGACCGTGGTGCCCACCGCCCAGAGGGCGCCGCCGGCGGCGCGGACGGCGTTCAGCTCCTCGGCGGCCGCGGCGGGGACGTGGTACCACTCGCTGTGCATGCGGTGCTCGGCGGGGTCCTCCGTCTCCACCGGGCGGAAGGTGCCGACGCCCACGTGCAGCACCAGCCGCACGATGCGCACGCCCTTCGCCTCCAGCGCCGCCAGCAGCCCGGGGGTGAAGTGCAGCCCCGCCGTGGGCGCCGCCACGGAGCCGCGCTCGCGGGCGTAGACGGTCTGGTAGCGCTCGCGGTCCTCCTCCGTGGCGCGGTGCTGGACGTAGGGCGGCAGCGGCACCTCGCCGTAGCGGTCCAGCGCCTCGGACAGCGGCAGGCGCGTGTGCAGCCGCACGATACGCTCGCCGCCGGGCGTGCTCTCCAGGATTTCCACCCGCAGCTCGTCGGAGACATCTACCGAGCGCCCGGGCTTGAGCTTGGCGCCGGGGCGGACGAGCGCCGTCCACGTCTTCTCGTCGCCGCCGTGCGGGGTGAGGAGGAGCACCTCGGCTTCGGCGCCGCTGGCCCGGCGGCCCAGGAGGCGCGCGGGGAAGACGCGCGTCTCGTTCACCACCAGCGCGTCGCCGGCGGGGATGTAGTCGACGAGGTCGGCGAACACGCGGTGCGCCAGCTCGCCCGTGGCACGGTCGACCACGAGCAGGCGGCTGGCGTCGCGGCGCTCGGCGGGCGCCTGCGCGATCTGCTCGGGCGGAAGGTGGAAGTCGTAGTCGGAGGTGCGGTAGCCGCGCTCCGTCATCGCGGAACCGCAGTGCGAAAGTGCGAGGGTGCGAGAGTGCGAAAGTGTCGCGGCGCGTCGACGGACTGTGGTGCGGACGCGGCTACAGATTCCTCGGGTGCCGCCGGAATTCGGCGCGGGGATGGATTCGGCGCGGCGGCACCGCTCGGAATGACAGGCTTGGGGGCACTCAACCGACCACCGCGCCGACGAAGTCCGCGAAGGCGGACTGCGTGTGGTTGTAGCCGCGAGTTTACTCGCACACCGCGCTCCTGGCCATCCCACGCACAATCTCCATCTCCATCTTCATCCCACGCCCCATCCCCATCCCACGCACAATCCCCATCCCCCCATCTCCATCCCCCGTCACGCGTCGAAGAGGCTGCTCTGGGGGCCGTCGCCGCGGTTCTCGACGGGGGGCGCGTAGCCCATGCGGCGGTAGGCGAGCGACGTGGCCACGCGGCCGCGCGGGGTGCGCATCAGGAAGCCGTTCTGGATCAGGAACGGCTCGTACACCTCCTCCAGCGTCCCCGAATCCTCGCCGATCGCCACGGCCAGCGTGTTGAGGCCGACCGGACCGCCGCCGAACTGCTCGATCAGCGAGCGCAGCACGCGGTTGTCCATCTCGTCGAGGCCGAACTCGTCCACGTCGAGCATCTGCAGCGCCTTGTCGGCCACGTTCGTGTCGATCACGCCGTCGGCGCGCACCTGGGCGTAGTCGCGCACGCGGCGCATCAGGCGGTTGGCCACGCGCGGCGTCCCCCGCGATCGCTTCGCGATCTCCATCGCCCCCTCGGTCGTGCAGCGGACGCCCAGGATCTCGGCCGTGCGCGCGACGATGAAGGCCAGCTGGTCGACCGGATAGTAGTCCAGCCGCTGCACGATCCCGAAGCGCGCCCGCATCGGCGGCGTCAGCAGCCCGAAGCGCGTCGTCGCCCCCACCAGGGTGAAGCGCGGCACGGGCATGGTGATGGTCTGCGCGTGCGGGCCCTCGGAGAGGCGGATGTCGATGCGGTAGTCCTCCATCGCCGGGTAGAGGAACTCCTCGATGATCGGGCGCAGGCGATGGATCTCGTCGATGAACAGCACGTCGCCCTCGGAGAGGTTCGTGAGCGTGCTCACCAGGTCGGCCGGCTTCTCGAGCACCGGGCCGCTGGTGAGCTTGATGTTCACGTTCATCTCGCGGGCGATCAGCATCCCCAGCGTGGTCTTCCCCAGCCCCGGCGGGCCGTAGAGGAGGACGTGGTCCAGCGGCTCGCGGCGGCTGAGCGCCGCGTCGATGGCGATCTTCAGCGACTCCTTGGTCTTGGGCTGCCCGATGAACTCCGCCAGCCGCTGCGGCCGCAGGCTGAGCTCTGCGGTCTCGTCGTCCCCCATCGCCTCGGGGGTGGTGATCTCGGAGCGCTGCGGGTCCACGGAGTCGCGCGTCGGGGCTGCGGGAGAGCTTCGGGTTACGCGCGGAAACTACAGGAGACGGGGGATGGGGGACAGGGGACGGAGGACAGGGGATGGCCGATTCAATACACGAACGGAACCAGCCGCTTGCGTGTCTGCATGAACCGTTCGTACGGCTCGCCGATCGCGGCCAGCAGCGCGCGCTCCTCGACCCGGATCCGGTACATGTAGACGGCCAGGGAACCGGCCGCGAACACCAGCGCCGACCCCCAGCTTCCCAGCGCGAGCCCGAACGCGGTGTTCATCAGGATTCCCGCCGTGTAGGACGGGTGGCGCAGGAGCGCGTACGCGCCGCGGGTGACGACTTCCTGGCCGGGAGCCGCTCGCACGTCGCCGGTGAAGGACGTGCCGAGCATGCGAAAGCAGTGACGCCGCAGGAGGCTGCCGGCAACGAGCAGCGCGATGCCGGCGAAGAAGGCGGCGGGACGCAGCGCGGGCGAGAACTGGAAAGGCCCGAGCCAGGCGAGAGGAATCCCGATGAGGAACGCCGCCTGGCCGCCGTACAGGATCACCTGGAGCGATCTCGCGTCGGATGCGCCGGCCGACCGCTTCGCTCGCCGGATGATGCCGAACTCGGGGCTGAACGCCCACACCACGGTGGCCCAGTACACGGCGGCGTAGGGCCAGACGAAGAGCAGCGGCGTCATCACGTCTCCACGGCAGCGGGTGCTCCGGCCGAATCCGGCCGCCGAGGGGCCCTACGTGCCGCAGCGCATCATCGTTTCCGCCGGACCGGAGCATGACCGATCCGGCCGGTCCACCGTCAGGCAGCGGCGGCGTCCCGGCGCGACCCGCTACTTCGCCGTCGCCCTTGCCAGCGCGTGGCGGATGAGCTCGGGGGCGGTGAGGTTCGCGCCCTGCTCGGCGACGACGGCGCGGACGGCGCGGTCGGCGTCGCCCTGCGTCAGGCCGAGGGCGATCAGCGCGCGCAGGGCCTCCTCCACCCCCGGCGTGCGCGCGGCCATCGCCGACGGCGCGAACGCCAGGTCGTCGAGCTTCCCCGAGAGCTCCACGGCGATGCGCTCGGCCGTCTTCTTCCCCACCCCGCTGACGGCGGTGAGCGCCGCCACGTTGCGGTCGCGGATGGAGCGCACCAGCATCTCCGCGCTCATGGCCGACAGCAGCGCCAACGCCAGCCGCGGGCCGACGCCGGACGCGGAGATCAGGCGCGTGAACAGCGTCCGCTCCACCTCTTCCAGGAAGCCGTAGAGCGCCTGCGCGTCCTCGCGCACCAGGTGGTAGGTGCGCAGCGTCACCTGCTCGCCCAGCTTCGGCAGCCGCTCGAACACGGTGGTGGGGATGAAGACCTCGTAGGCCACGCCGCCCTGGGTCATCACCTCCACGCGCTCCAGGTCGCGCAGCAGCAGCTCACCGCGGATGCGGGAGATCATCTCGTCCGGTCAGTGTGGGATGTGGAGATTTGCCCGGTGGCCGGGGATCGAACCCGCAGAGGCAACAATGCAGGCGGGGCGCCCCTGAAACCAGAGGCGTCCCGCTCTCACTTCCAGCGTGCCGCCGTGATTGGAGCCGGCGCCCGCCGCGGTAGAACGCGCGGCGCTCCGCGGCTCAGCAATCGTTGGGGAAGCACAGGCTTCGGTTGTTGGTGCCGACCTCGGTGATGCAGACCACGTCGGAGTCGGAGTCTTCCCTGGTCAGCTCGTAGATCGTCCAGGTGACGATAGGTACCAGCAGTGTGGGTGTCGTGGCGTCCGCCCGGCCGCGGACCGTGCCCCGGCCGGCACGGGAACCGCGCTCGACGGCGAACGACTCCACCGTCAGGGCCTCGAGGTCGAGCTTGAGCTTTCTCATCTGGGCCTCCATGGTGGGGGGGGGAGGAGGGACCCGCCGGCAGCGGCGGCTGCTTCCGCTGGCGGGTTCGGTGGACGGCAGGCGGGGCTGGATTCGCGAATCTGGACCTACGGAGTCTTTGGCGCCCTACAAGGTTGGAGGAGTGACGCCCGAAGGGCAAGGAGGCGGGTTTGCGGGTCACGGCGGAAGCGCGGATCCACAACATGGCGACGACGAGATCGTCACGGGCGGAGCTTGGGCGGGGTGATCAGCGAGCGCAGCGCGGCGATCTGTGCCGACGCCTTCGCGGCGGGGCCGAAGCCGCGAAAGCAGTGGCAGAGCGCGATGGCTACGCCGTCCGCCGCGTCGTGCGGCTTCGGCGGCTCCTTCAGACGGAGGAGACGCTGCACCATGTAGCCCACCTGGTCCTTCGTCGCCGCACCCGCGCCCACCACCGCGTTCTTCACCTCGGCGGGAGGATACTCCGCCACCTCCAGCTCCCGCAGCGCCGCCGCGAGGAGGATCACGCCGCGCGCGTGGCCCAGCACCATCGACGTGCGCACGTTCTTGCCGTAGAACGCCGACTCCACCGCCAGCACCGTAGGCCGCGCGCGGCCGATGATCTCGCCCACGCCCTCGTAGATGTCGCGCAGGCGCTCGGCCAGCGGCGCGCGGGGGTGGGTGCGCACCACGCCGCACTCCAGCAGCGAAACGGCGCCGTCGCCCTGCCGTGCGACGACGCCGTAGCCGGTGACCGCGGTGCCGGGGTCGATCCCCAGCACCACCGCCTGTCCCGCCTTGAGATCAGACCTCGGCGAGGTCGACATCCATGTCGGCGTTGGTGTAGACCTTCTGCACGTCGTCCAGGTCCTCGAGCAGGTCCAGCAGCTTCGCCAGCGTCTGCGCGTCGTCGCCCGTCACCTTCACCTCGGTCTTGGGGACCATCGCCAGCTCGGCGCTGTCCCACTCGATCCCCTTCTCGCGCAGCCCGTCCTGCACCGCGCCCAGGTCGGAGGTGGCGGTGTAGACGGTGTGCACGCCTTCCTCGCTCACCACATCCTCGGCGCCGGCCTCGAGGGCGGCCTCCATCACCGTGTCCTCGTCGAAGCGCTCGCCGTCGATCACGATCTCGCCGCGGCGGTCGAACATCCACGCGACGGAGCCGGTGGTGCCCAGGTTGCCGCCGTTGCGGGAGAGCCAGCGGCGGATGTCGGCCACGGTGCGGTTGGCGTTGTCGGTCAGCGCGTCGATCATGATGGCCACGCCGGCGGGGCCGTAGGCCTCGTAGGTGATCTCCTCGTAGCTCACGCCCTCGAGCTCGCCCGTGCCCTTCTTGATGGCGCGGTCGATGTTGTCGTTGGGCATGTTGGCCGCGCGGGCCGTGTCCATGGCCAGGCGCAGGCGCGGGTTGCCCGCCGGATCGCCGCCGCCGGCCTTGGCCGCCACCGTGATCTCACGGATGATCTTGGTCCAGGCGGCGGCGCGCTTGCTGTCGGTGAGCGCCTTCTTGTGCTTGATCTGCTTCCACTTGCTATGCCCGGCCACGGGGCACCTCCACGCGATGTCGTCGGGTTCTGGCAGGATGCACGTAAGCTGAGAAAGATAGCCGAATTGGCGGATTTCTTCAATCGCCGGGGAGATTTATAAAGCCAGCACGCGAGTGGGCGAGGCACACAGGGCCGAACGAACTCATTCCATGAAGACGATCGAGCAGCGTTGGAGGGGCGGACTCGGTTTAAAACTGAATCGGAAACCCGCATTACAATGCCGACGTATTTGGCTGTGATGGGTGTTCCTCAGATCAGATTCTCATCCTCACCCCGAACGACTGAACGGATGAGCATGGCGATCGATCCAACATTCCCGAAGGAGTCGCGGCTTGCTTTTTCACGCCAGCCTGTTTGTCCTAGCAACTCTGCTTGCGCTTTGCATAGGAGTTGGAGTGAGCACCCTCGCCGGGTTAGAAGCGTCTAGCGAGCCCGCGTTGCGATCGGCAGGCGGAATGCTCCAGCTACTGGGCGTCGCCGCCGTCGGGTATGGTATCATGCAATTACGGCGGGAGTTTGGGCTCCCATCACTTTCATTTGAGTGGCGAGCAGAATCAAAGCAGGTGTGGGAACAAGCGAGGAAATGGGCGGTTAAGCGACTCCGGCGACCCCAGAGTCTCGAACCACCTCTAATGGGTTCCGCTTCAGGCTCGTTAGGCGGTCTGTCTATTAAAGCGAGAGGAAAGGTTCGTTATGGGACGGATGCAACCGTCGAACAACGGCTAGCACTTGTCGAGCGGATATTAGACCAGATACAGGACGCGACGTGGAATCTCGAAGACAGAGTAGAGGCTCAACATAAGCAGATATTGGAAGCACTTAGCGCCGAAACAAACGCGCGAACAACTGCAATCGCAGAGGTTCAGAACAGGTTTCATCAGTATGCGACGAGCGACCTACATTTGGAAATTGTCGGGCTAGGATGGGTTCTGTTCGGCACAGTCCTCTCGACGTGGGCACCAGAGATCGCGAGGACACTCTAAGCCCGTACTTCCATGGATGACGACGAGCAGCCCCGGAGCGATCTCGTCCCCGGGGCTGCGTGAGTAGATGGGTCGGGTGGGACTCGAACCCACGACCATCGGATTAAAAGTCCGGTGCTCTACCAGCTGAGCTACCGACCCCAAGCGTTTGAAACTAAACGGAGATGCGGGCTTCCTCAAGCGCCGCGGGCTATTTCGCCTCGCGCGGGAACACGCCCATGCGCAGCCGCACCTCGCGCGGCACGCCCAGC
Proteins encoded:
- the queA gene encoding tRNA preQ1(34) S-adenosylmethionine ribosyltransferase-isomerase QueA produces the protein MTERGYRTSDYDFHLPPEQIAQAPAERRDASRLLVVDRATGELAHRVFADLVDYIPAGDALVVNETRVFPARLLGRRASGAEAEVLLLTPHGGDEKTWTALVRPGAKLKPGRSVDVSDELRVEILESTPGGERIVRLHTRLPLSEALDRYGEVPLPPYVQHRATEEDRERYQTVYARERGSVAAPTAGLHFTPGLLAALEAKGVRIVRLVLHVGVGTFRPVETEDPAEHRMHSEWYHVPAAAAEELNAVRAAGGALWAVGTTVTRTLETVTDEHGIVHPGEGWTDIFIRPPYRFRAVDHLITNFHLPKSTLLMLVAAFAEYDLVMRAYEEAVECGYRFFSYGDAMLVI
- the ruvB gene encoding Holliday junction branch migration DNA helicase RuvB, translated to MDPQRSEITTPEAMGDDETAELSLRPQRLAEFIGQPKTKESLKIAIDAALSRREPLDHVLLYGPPGLGKTTLGMLIAREMNVNIKLTSGPVLEKPADLVSTLTNLSEGDVLFIDEIHRLRPIIEEFLYPAMEDYRIDIRLSEGPHAQTITMPVPRFTLVGATTRFGLLTPPMRARFGIVQRLDYYPVDQLAFIVARTAEILGVRCTTEGAMEIAKRSRGTPRVANRLMRRVRDYAQVRADGVIDTNVADKALQMLDVDEFGLDEMDNRVLRSLIEQFGGGPVGLNTLAVAIGEDSGTLEEVYEPFLIQNGFLMRTPRGRVATSLAYRRMGYAPPVENRGDGPQSSLFDA
- a CDS encoding isoprenylcysteine carboxylmethyltransferase family protein, translated to MTPLLFVWPYAAVYWATVVWAFSPEFGIIRRAKRSAGASDARSLQVILYGGQAAFLIGIPLAWLGPFQFSPALRPAAFFAGIALLVAGSLLRRHCFRMLGTSFTGDVRAAPGQEVVTRGAYALLRHPSYTAGILMNTAFGLALGSWGSALVFAAGSLAVYMYRIRVEERALLAAIGEPYERFMQTRKRLVPFVY
- the ruvA gene encoding Holliday junction branch migration protein RuvA; translated protein: MISRIRGELLLRDLERVEVMTQGGVAYEVFIPTTVFERLPKLGEQVTLRTYHLVREDAQALYGFLEEVERTLFTRLISASGVGPRLALALLSAMSAEMLVRSIRDRNVAALTAVSGVGKKTAERIAVELSGKLDDLAFAPSAMAARTPGVEEALRALIALGLTQGDADRAVRAVVAEQGANLTAPELIRHALARATAK
- the ruvC gene encoding crossover junction endodeoxyribonuclease RuvC — translated: MSTSPRSDLKAGQAVVLGIDPGTAVTGYGVVARQGDGAVSLLECGVVRTHPRAPLAERLRDIYEGVGEIIGRARPTVLAVESAFYGKNVRTSMVLGHARGVILLAAALRELEVAEYPPAEVKNAVVGAGAATKDQVGYMVQRLLRLKEPPKPHDAADGVAIALCHCFRGFGPAAKASAQIAALRSLITPPKLRP
- a CDS encoding YebC/PmpR family DNA-binding transcriptional regulator, whose translation is MAGHSKWKQIKHKKALTDSKRAAAWTKIIREITVAAKAGGGDPAGNPRLRLAMDTARAANMPNDNIDRAIKKGTGELEGVSYEEITYEAYGPAGVAIMIDALTDNANRTVADIRRWLSRNGGNLGTTGSVAWMFDRRGEIVIDGERFDEDTVMEAALEAGAEDVVSEEGVHTVYTATSDLGAVQDGLREKGIEWDSAELAMVPKTEVKVTGDDAQTLAKLLDLLEDLDDVQKVYTNADMDVDLAEV